The sequence GATTCCTAGGCAtccaaagaaaccaaaaaggCAGATGCAATTTAGGATTGAATAAGTCATGGTTCAGCCACTTGATGTTTGGAAGCAAAACTGAGCCCGTCCTACAGTCAGATTTTAAAAACGATAACACTGCCTATGGagataatctaaaaataaaagtcacccTTACTTGTTCTGGTCCCCAAAGTAAATGAAAGCTTGAGCACGTCCCATAAACCTAGACCAAAACCTGCATCCCTCACTTTGCAATACTGATATCTGAAGACATGTCTGAGATTCTGAGGGTATAAATAATGGGACAGTCTCCTCATCAGTAAATGGGTGCCCACCCGAGTCTCTGTGTCCCAGCAAGTCCGCAGGGGGCTCAGCAGAGGAAGAATGAAGGTCCCCAGCACCCTCCTCACTAGAGAAATTCCcggagatggaggaggaagccCATGGATCAGGCCCGCCTTCCCGGCCAGACGTCGCTGCCTCCTGGGACCATGTGGAGGCGTCTCGAACTACACTACCCAGGCAGCCACTTCCGTCCTCCCTGGCGGACAGGGCTACGCTCCGGCCGTTGCCTTGGAGATAGCGAGAGGCGGGCGGATGTGCTCTGACGATTACCAAGGGGACGGCTGGACGAAGAGAAGGAAGCCTCGGGAAGAGCGTCGAGGGAGGAGCCTCGGCGGAGTACCAGCTCTGATTGGCCGAAGGGACACGGtactccccactcctcccctcgCCCGCCAATAGGAACCGGGTCCGTTGTGCACATGCGCAGGATTCTAAGGTACCGTCCATCACGGCAGTCGGTGAGTCGAAGGGCTCGGATATAAAGAAAAAGCGGCCACCAGTGAGGGGAGGGAAATCCCCAAACTCTGCGATTCTGCAGGCTCCTCTAAGAGGGACGGAGCGCCTCTCAGTCTTGAAAGGCCTCTCAAAGCGACCGTCCGCTGGCGGAGGCCACGACTGTCCTTGCTTGCTGAGGCTCATGGGAAACGTAGTccaaggggggggggggtgtgccTTCTGCGCAGGCGCATGATTGGCCAGGGCGGTGTCGCCAGGGCAACGCGCGGAGGGGCGGGCCGGTGCGGTCTGCGGAAGGCGGGCGAGGGGGTCGCGGTGCCACTCACCGGAAGTGGCCTCAGGGCGCCGGCGCGGCGGTCCAGGTGAGCGTGGGCCTCGCTGGGCTGGGCGCGGCCTTTCCGACCCCGGGACCCAGTCGGCCCTGCTCCCTGCGCTACCTCTCGACGTGCTCTGTGCGCCCGGCCGCCGAGCCTTtgcccaggcccctcctcccgCCACAACACTATTCCCCCTCCTCCGGGaagacctcctccctccctttcctttggGAGACAGACTCTAGAGGTCAGGCCTGGTCCAGTCCGTCTGACAGTCCCCCAGGTGGGCGCGTTTCACTCCAGACCGTCTTCGGGCTCGGGCCCCAGTTGTCCACTTACGCGTCCACGCAACTCGTGGCTTCCgtattgttttgcttttcacgTGCACGGTCCGGACGGTGTGAGTCATCCTCGGTCCTCTGTGGTCAGGCAGCGAGCAGGTTGTCCCAGGGTCCGCATCAGCCCTTGCCTCCACCCACGGCGGAGAAGTGCCTGTCCCTGCAGCCAGCCGTTCGGTGCCCCGTTTCAGTCAACATGTGCCGGAgacctgggcacagacatgcccCGCCTGGCCCCATGTCCTGCTGCTGACCTTCCCGTCCTCATGGCTCCGCCCATGAGATCACAGCCCCACCGCCTTCCGGCTGTCCCTCAGCCTCTTTCCGGATTACTGCttccctccctgctctgctgGGCGCCCTCCGTGGCTCCTCAGCCTGGACGCCCGTGATGACTCCCCTCACCTACCTCTCCACCGTCGTCTTCCAACAGTCCCTTGTTGTACCCAAATGTTTGCAGTTTCCTGGAAGCTCCACTGGGCAACTTGCTTCCAAGAATTCGTCCACAAGGCTCCCTCCTGCTCTGTTTCCTTTAGTAGCCAGCTCCTGTGACCCCTCCCTCCGTGAAGCTTTCCTGGCCTCACCCATCCCCAAGCAAGGGTCCTCTCTGTCCTGGTCCCAGCCCCCTGGGGCTGGGCCTCTGCACGTGTCTGCCTACCTGGCCATGGTCTCTTGGCCAGTACCCTGATCCTTCCTTTTCTGCAGGTCCCTCTTGGTGGCTCCAAGAAGACTTCTGGTACAACAATGCCATCCCCACTGGGCCCCCCATGCCTGCCCTCCGTGGACTCCTTGGCCACCCTGGAGGAGCCTGAGGCAGCACGCCTGCGTTTCCGGGGGTTCTGCTACCAGGAGGTGGCGGGTCCCCAAGAGGCCCTGGCCCAGCTCCGGGAGCTTTGCCGCCAGTGGCTGCAGCCAGAGGTGCGCTCCAAGGAGCAGATGCTGGAGCTGCTGGTGCTGGAGCAGTTCCTGGGCACCCTTCCCCCTGAGATCCAGGCCTGGGTGCGGGGACAGAGGCCAGGCAGCCCTGAGGAGGCTGCAGCCCTGGTCGAGGGCCTGCAGCATGACCCTGGGAAGCTGCTGGACTGGGTGAGTGTGGCTGGTGTTGGTTTCTTGGAGGAACACAGCAAGACTAGAGCCCCCATGACTTGCCTCTCCCCCTCAGATCACAGCCCATGTCCTGAAGCAAGGGGTGCTTCCAGCAGCACAGAAGACAGAGGAGTCTTTGGGGAGCCCCCCCACTTCAGGGACGGTGGAGGCCCTCAAAGCAGCCTCTGGCGAGGAGCCACAGGACGCCCAGATGGAGGGATCTGCCCAGCTCAGCTGCAGCGTGAAAGAGGAGCCTGATGCTGATAGGCAGGAGATGGGTGAGAGGGGGCCACAGTGGGGTTGGTGGGCTCCTGGAGGGAGTGTGGGCATCCCCTGATAGGGTGAGGATCCCAGGAGATGCTGTGCTGGGACAGGGGACAGAGGGGGGGTGTGCTCCTAGAGGGAGTGTGGATGTCCCTAGGTGGGATGGGGACCCTCCCCTCTTGGGTCCCCGGGTGGTAGGAGGAAAGGGTTGGCTGGCTGCCTGCCTGTCATGTGACTGGTACACATGGTGGCCTCCTGCCTGCTGGCCAAGGAGGACCAAGGCTGCACCACCAACACTAGCTCCTCACCTGCCCTGGCTCACATGGGCAGCCCCTGACTCCCATCTGCCTCGCTTCCTAGCACCCTCCAGTCCCCCAAATCCAGCCCCATCCCATGAAGGGCGCCTTGAACACTGGGAACTGGCCTCTGCGTCCTTCCACCCACCCAGGATTCAGGTGAGCAGTCCAGGTGGGAGGTACAGGACCCCAGTGGGAAGGGAGTGTCCCTGGTGGCCACTCTCTGCCTGCCAGTTTTCCAGTCTCCTTGGCTAGTGGTTCCTGTGCTCTTTGCTGCCCAGAAGTGGAGTTGGCATCAGGGTGCCCCTTGCAGGTCCTAGGGGACAGAGGAACAAACCAGTGGTTTCTCTCTGGTTGGGAAGGATTTTTGCCTCAGGCCATGGCTTTAGAGTGACTGGAACCATGAGGCTTGGCTTCCTCACTTACAGAGAAgtctggggagagggtggggttCCAGCTCCCAGCAGTCCTGAGCTGGCACCTGGGGATTTGAAGCCTCAtaggcaggtggggaggggacaaGATGACCAATGCTGGCAGGAAGCCTGAGCTCCACACAGCAGTCTGGTCTCCCCAACACACCTGAGATCAGAATGGAGATGCTCTTTGTCGGCAATGCCTGCAACACCCTTTCTCCCAGGGCCTTCCTCAAAGGCCAGCCTGCCCCAGCTGCAGCCAGCTGGCCATAGAAGCTCAGCTGAGGCCCCTGCTATCTGGAGCGCATGTTCCTGAGTGTGGGGAGCAGGAGGCCTGTCCTCCCCTAGCAGCTCTGCTCCTAAACCATGCCACTCAGGAGCATCCCCGGCAGAAGAGCTGGTTGAGATATgcttggaggctgagaagtcccccAGGCTCCCTCTACAGCCTGATGGCACAGAAGGAAACCGAGGGGGGCAGGAGGCCACATACCCTCCAAAGCCTCCTCTTCTCCAGCAGCACCATCCGGGCTGTGGCTCTGTGTGGCTGCCgccttcctgccctccttcctgcccctggagTCACTGTGGCATGTCTGTCAGGATTATTTTTCCCAACCCAGCAAAGCCAGATGATGGGATTttgggaggtgaggagggcagACCCCACGGGCAGGGAGTGAATCTCTTGGTGAAGCTGAAAGGTCCTGCGACCACAAAGCCTGGGCCCAGCTCACCCTCTGGCAATAGGTAGCAGCCAACCCACGAAGCTGGTCCGTTCCTGGTCCCTGTCCTGAGCTGTGTGGCCACACCTCCTGACTCCAGTGCTCCCTGGTTCCTccacctccccatctccccacagCCAGGTCCCCACCTCCAGGAATGCTGAGGCCCTGGGAAGCTCCCCAAGGAGCATCTGTTACTCTTGTAATGTGGGCTTGGCGAAGAGGTGGCTCGGGTCTCCTCGACTTCCCTGGCCTTTTGCTCTCGGTGCAGCACAGATTATTCAAGGCACAGGAATGGGGTCAGCACATCTGTTCTTGCCTCAGCCGCCCACAAAACCCATCCAGGGGTCCTCACTTTCAATCTGTCCGGCCAGCATGTGGGGTGGGGCAGCTGAGGGGACTGTGCTGGCAGCATGCTCCATCCAGGTGAGCTGAAGGACAGCTCTCTCCCCGGCCCTGCTTCCCCAACAGCACACAGTCTCATCTCAGCTTCGTCTATAGCCTTAGATAACCTGCCCGCGCCCCCAGGCCGTAAGGGTGTGACCACGAGTCCGAGGGGCACGCGGGTGATGGGCCGCGTCCCCGCAGGAGGAGTGGGGGTTGCTGGACCCGTCTCAGAAGGAGCTGTACTGGGACGCGATGCTGGAGAAGTATGGCACGGTGGTCTCCCTAGGTGAGGACCGGCCGCGCCCCCAGACCCTTCCCTGTGCGCCTCCAGCGCGTGTTCGCGTTCCCCCGCCTTCCCAAGGGCGCCCTTGCCACTGGCCGGTGCCCCGACTCGCCCCGGCCGGCACTGGCGCTGACCGCCCCGCCCGTCAGGGTTGCCGCCCCCGCGGCGGGAGGCGCCGGCCGAGTCGGAGCCGCGGGCGCTGAGTGCGGGGACCGAGGGCCCAGGAAGCCTGCGCACGGGTGAGTGCGGCTCCGTGTGAGCGTtcccgggggcgggggcggggacaGGGGCTGGGCCCGCCCTCTCGCGCCTGGGGGAGGGACTGGCCAGTGTCGCGGGCCCGGGGCCACCCGGTGCCGCCTCTCCTTCCCCAGGAGACGAAAGCGAGAGCCCCCGCGAGGGTCCGGCCGGCCGCCCGGAGGCCCGGCCGCTACGGGGCCCCGCGTCTGGCGCCTGGGAGGGCCCGTCCGGGGCCACCGCGCCCGCCCCGCTGTCGCCGGGGCCCGCTGGCCGGGGGATGCCCCCCGCGCGCTCCGCACCCGCGGCCCCGGGGGCGCGGCCGGAGCCGGGCGGCCCGCGAAGGAAGCCCTACACGTGCGAACAGTGCGGCCGCGGCTTCGACTGGAAGTCGGTGTTTGTCATCCACCACCGCACACACGCGGGCGCACGGGTGCCGGCCCCGGCCGGTGGGGCCGCAGAGAAGCCGCCGCAGAGTCCCCGGGAGCCGGGCGCGCCCCGCCACCCCCGGCGCGCGCCCCCGGGCCCGCGGAGCTACGCGTGCGAGGAGTGCGGGCGCAGCTTCAGCTGGAAGTCGCAGCTGGTCATCCATCGCAAGAGCCACGCCGGCCAGCGGCGCCACTTCTGCGGAGACTGCGGCCGCGGCTTCGACTGGAAGTCCCAGCTGGTCATCCACAGGAAGAGCCATCGGCCCGAGGCCCCCTGAGCCTCGTCTCAGGGGCCCGCTGCTCGGCCTGTCTGGGAGATTGGACTCAATCAGAGTTCCCGGGGGTCCCCTGCCCCTGGCTCAGTCTCCCCCAAAAAAGCCACCTGGGTGCAAAGAAAAGAAGCGCCCCGCCCCCCCTCCCAATCTAGAGTGAGGCCTGGGTTCAATCCACCGCTGACCAGTGGCAGCCAGGTGACTTCCAGGCTCCAAGCTCCCCACCTGTGACATGGTGCAGGCTGACGACTCTCCCTGCCCCTGGGACCTCCCTGGCCCCTGGTGGATGCTCAAAAACTGCCTCTTCCCACACCTGAAAGCGGCTGGGCCAAGGTCTGTGTGTGGAAGGTGCCGGAAAACCCTGGAGAGCATGGCCTGCTTCTGTTTGCAGGCAGATGGAAGACTAATGGCCCTCTATGTGCGTTTTAGATTTTTAGCAAATACCACTTTTATAATGAAGTTTTTGCGTAAGAATCCTCATTTCTGGCTTCTGCTGATCACAAGATCAGCTGGAACCACAGAGCAGCCATACCCACAGGAAGGGCCCACAGTCCTGGACCCCCAGCCTACCTTGTTCCTTGGTTGCCCACGTCACTCCCTGGTGTTCTCTTTTGACCTCTCAAATCCCAGCTTGAGTGGACACTAAGGGagcttcctttccaatatggatggACAAGGGTGGCCTCTGAGAAAAGGGGCCATAAACGTGTCACTTAGCCATGCACGCCTGCGTGAGGGCTGCACCCCCACAGCCCACGCAGTTGGTCAGTCGGTCACAAAACAAGAGAACAAAGGATCAGCTGCCTGCTGCCCACAGAGGTCGGTCTGGATTCCTGGGCAGTTGTTTGGGACTTTGGCCAATGccgtgtattagtttcctattgttgctcTAACAAAcatggtggcttgaaacaacacaaatttattattatgttacaactctgaaatgggtctcacagAGCTAAATCAAGGtctcagcagggctggttcctcctgaaggctctagagaagaatccattttattgccttttctagcttctagagacCACTACCTTCCTTGGTTTATGGCCCCTTTGTCCATCTTCAAAGCCCAACAGTGAGTGATCAAGTCTGTCTTAATGCTCCCATCTCTAGCTCCGACTCTTTTGCCCCCTCCTTACAAGGTCACTTGGGGTCACATTTAGGGCTCACCTGGTAGTCTGTGATAATCTCCCTGTCTCAGGGTTCTCCATCACATCTGGTCCAGTCCCCACCCTCACACTTGATCTCTTCAGCAAAATTCCTTTTGTGTCTGAGATAACATATTCATGGGTTCTAGGGATTAGACCATGGATATCTGGGGGCCGTTATTCAGCAcccttccccatctcctttcGACTCTGAAAACTAGGGACATTTTCATGAAGGATGGTTTCCAGAAACAGGTGCACACAAGGAAGGAGCCCTCTGCAGCCTCGGGCACACGCATGAGGGAAGTGGGTGTTGAGGGTGGCTGTGGCCGTGGCTACCcaagcaggggaggggccgcctAGGGGGATCACCTGGCTGGGGGTCTGGACATTGTTGCAGCCTAAAGCTGGGAGGGATAAGTCTCcatggggttggggggagagggGGCTTGTCCCCAGTCTTCTGAGGACCTACTCATCTGTTGCTTGGGGAAGCATGGCCAGACTGGAGGTGGAGCTGGGGGCAGGTGATCTGGTAGGTAAGCAGGAGGTGAGATCCGTGCTGGGGACATGGAGGAAGAGGATGGAGCAGTGCCCATGGGTTCAAGCCACACCCAGGCCAGAAAggaaagtggggtggggggcatgGCGGGTGGTGAAGGCTCTGAGAGGGCGCAAACCccacagggaaggaggagggatggaggggagcACTACACTGAGGAAGAGTGGGCAGGCAGTTGTTTAATAATGTTTTTCGTAACTAAAAGTAGTTTATATTCACTTAGAAAAAGTTGAAATATACCAGAGAGCAAAGAAGATCATGAAAATGGTCCCTAATTCCACTGCCTCATGGCAGTGCTCATTCTAGGTGTTCACACTCAGGGTGTTTGTCTTATAAAGCTTCCAGAGAGACTATGTCATTTTGAATCATGCTCTTCTCACTCCCTCGTTTCCGTGTGTTATTAAAAACACAACATGTTTTTTAATGCCTGGgtgaaaaattccattttctcGCAGGCACTGTCACTTCTGCCGAGCCCATATAGTTCCttgttccccccacccccacagtgcCCCGTGCTGTATGAATGCTCCTGAGCACACATTTCAGATGCAGCTCTGGCTATTTCCTCAGAATAAGTCTCCCAAAGTGGGATTGGTGAGTTTAAGGGAGCatggggtttttctttttaatttttgtttctgctGTAAAACGACAAATtatttcatagttctggaggtcagaagtcagaCAGTCTCACTACGCTAAAAtggaggtgtcggcagggctgcgttccttctgtaaactccaggggagaatccattccttgcctttgCCAGCTCTAGAGTTGGCCTGTGTTCCTGGGCTCATGGCCCCAtcctccgtcttcaaagccagcagcagccAGTTGACTCTGTCACACTGCATCACCCATCACCCTGGCACtcttctgcctcctgctcccatttttgaggacccttgtgatgacactgggcccacctggatacttcaggataatctccccatctcgagGTCAGCTGATAGGGCATGGGATTTTAAAATTCTCCATGGCTACATCAAAGCATTTTCCAGAAACATGGGGCCAGTCTGCCTCCCCTCCAGAATGACTCCCCAACAGTTAAGACACCCTAGATTCTTGTTTTCTACTGTCCTCTTCAGTTCCGGAGGCAGAACATGATTGTAGTGTTGTTTCTGTGGATGTGGTCAGGCTGAGCCCTCCTTCCCACATTCGCTCATGTTGCCTCCTCCTCCACGAAGAAAAGGGTATATGCCACCCCATTTGTCACTTCCTTGTGCATCTGGTCATTAGTGGCTTGAATTTTCATGTATTAGATCTGTTGATGTCTTCCATTGCTTTTCTTAGACAGTTTGCCCATTGCGTTCACCCGAGCCAGCTCAGCAGCCTGTCAACTTCCAGGGTAGGTTCCAGAATTTGCCTCTTCCCATTGGAACTGGGCCAGGCCACCCCTACTGTGGGACCCACTTGCTGCTTCCATTCCCTGGGCTGAGACTGGGCAAAGGCCTGGGGGAGGTGTCTGCCTGTCCCATTCCAGCTGCTTGGGTCCCCGTCGCATCTTATCTGATCCTCATGATGACCTCAGGagtctttcctcctccccacctgggTCTTCCTTCAGGcccctttaactttttttttttttgaggaagattggccctgagctaacatctgttgccaatcttgctctttttgcttgaggaagattgttgctgagctaacatctgtgccaatcttcctgtattttgtatgtgggatgctgccacagcatggcttgacgagtggtgtgtaggtctgctcccagggtctgaacccatgaaccccaggctgtagAAGTGAAATTAATCAataagccactgggccagcactcCCTTTACCTTCTTTAGCCACTACCCCTTGGTTAAGCCTACTTGGGGCCAAGACACACTCCAccaccctcagccccagagaTGGCCTGGTGATTaaagagccaggatttgacctGGGTCTGCCTGACTCTGGAAGCATCTGTGGGTGTAGTGTGTAAGGGCTAAAATTAAGGCCCAATATTACGTGCTGCCTTAACACCTGAAACCAGGAGAGTCTCGAAGGGCAAACAGCaaactcccctccccaccttgctCCTACAGAGAAGAGCCCCATGTCAAACAGCGCTCCTTGGCCAAGGGACTGGGCGCAGTTCCTGCTTATCCCTGAGCAGCAGATTTCAGTTCCCTCTCAGCCTGAAGAATTATTCAAACAGGCTAGTCACATCCTGCAGCAGGAACCAGGGGCCACCTTGGCCTCTTGTTACTACAAAGCCTGCCTCCTGTAGTCTGTTCACTTGGTTCCCAAACGCAAGCCCCCTATGACCCTGCATGGCATGAGGTGTCCTCTTCCCCAGGCTGTGAGTTCATACATCTAATAGACTGCTGTCCATTTCATCTGTCCAAGGTCACGTGTCGTGTATTCATCCATCCCCAAAACCCTAGGGCCAGATGAATAGGAGGTATTATAATGGTGGGCCCCCTTGGTGCAGGCTGACCACTGTGGGAGCCATGATACCAGATGAAGGCACTCCAGACATAGGGCACCACATGCCCCAAGGTTTTGAGCAGGGCTGGAGCCTGAGTGAGGTAAGCAAGGCACCGCCTGAAGGGATGCCAAAAAACTCAGCCATCAAGACAGATAACAGTTTAGTGCaacattctaaaaaaaaaaaaattaatgcaaatatcataaaatgttaagttttaacgtagagatttttttttttaaagattggcccctgggctatcaacagttgccaatcttttttttttttttctgctttatctccccaaattctcccgtacacagttgtatatcttagttgcaggtccttctagttgtgggatgtgggatgccgcctcaatgtggcccgatgagtggtgccatgtccgcgcccaggatccgaaccctgggccgctgtagcggagcgcgcgaacttagccacttggccacggagccggcccctaacgTAGAGATTTTTAGCAGCTTTatagagatataattcacatatcatacaattcacccatttaaagtgtacaattcagtggtttttagtatattcacagagttgtgcatccaCCATCATAAATTTAGAACATCTTCTCACAACTCCTCCCAACTTACACCTATTAGCAGCCATCCCCAACTcttcctcccctcagcccccggcaaccactaatctcctttctgtctctgtagatatctcaatgtttcattcttttttttgttgctgaatcatattccattgtatgcacttTCCACATTTGTTTATACATTCCTaaggtgatggacatttgggttatttgcaCTTTTTGACTACCGTGAATAAGGCTGCTGTGCACATTCCCGTagaagtctttgtatggacacgttttcatctctcttgggtataaacctagaagtggaattgctggctcagaCATAActtatgtttaatcttttgaggactgtgttccaaagcagctgcaccattttacattcccactagtagGGTACAAGGGTTTcgatttctccatatcctccctaactcttgttattgtctgtctttttttattataaccatgCTAATGGATGTGAAGTATAATGAAGAGATTTTATGGGATCCACCTTTCTAATCATAATccaataaatttagaaataagatGACAAAAAAGTAAACTATTTGACAATCAAGATAGTCTCCTGAAAAGAACTCTGGATCAAAGAAGGGTATCGATATTTCCCTACAAATTGACTCTTGCCAGGTGAATTTGCCAGGCCAAGAAGAAAATCCCAAATTAGACTGTGTCTTGCTGTATAATCTATTTGCTGGTTTTTGTCTTCCTGACAGCCAAAATTGAGTCTTTTGGGAGCTACagaatttgcttttttctcttgtaaatgTATATTAGGGCTCTCAGGCCCAAGTCAATTTTAGGGTGTAGGAGACATTGTAGTAAAAGCCCAAAGTCATGAAACAATGGCAGAGTGAAGATGAATGTGGTTCCTAAATCATGTTGCCCAGCAAGTTCTCAGGCCTTTTCCTCTCAGAGTGAGGTGAGCTCAGTGTGGCCCATTTAGTGGAGAGCCTCTATGGACCCCAtctctctcccagctctggcAGCTTGTTAACGCAGAAGTTTCCACAGGCAGGGACAGTACACAAACTTAAAAGCCCAATCCATGGgttggctccgtggccgagtggttgggttcgcgcgctctgctgcggtggcccagggtttggatcccgggcgcggacatggcaccactcatcaggccatgttgaggcggcgtcccacatcccacaactagaaggacctgcaactaagatatacaactgtgtacagggggagtttggggagataaagcagaaaaaaaaaaaaagcctaatccaatgacacagaaaacaaaagacccaaaatctAGCACTCTGAAAAGAccagtaaataaaatagattaaaccATTTTGCACCTGAGTGAAGAAATGAGAGCGGATGCTAAAgcatatgagtctaagaatgaaAAAGGAGTAATATGTACCCACTGAAGAGATTTACATCAGAGATATAAGagatacacatttatttatattatgagCAACTCTATGGcaacacatttaaaaatctagTAGAAATACATTTTCTACAACAGAAGCCCAAGGGATACAGAAATCCATCTAGTTATTTTATGAAGCGGGGATAATCTCATGTGACTACATAAACTCTGATTTCTGTATAGCAAAGAGATACATAAACCAGATCAAAAGAGTCTGCGACAAATCTGTACATACACCacggttaatatccaaaaaaagataaagaactcCCATAAATTGATAAGAACAAAGcaaatgttcaaagaaaattggcaaaacaCAAATGGACAAGTCACAAGGAGGAACAACCAATGTCCCTGTCACTTGAAGCCTAGACATGGGATTTAAAGTGGCCATGAGCTGTGACTCTACCTGACCAGGTGGCAGAAAATTGTAATGGCAGCAAAACTCCTTGCTGGCATTGACAGTGGACTGTGACCTGCTGCAGCCTttgggaaagcaaactggtggTACCTGTTAACATTTTTAGGTTAACTGACTCTCCAATCTAGCAACATTTCTTGGACTGTATCCTATTGAAATACATCAGTACAAAAGGATGTATTCAGGGATCTTACTGCGACCTGGTTTAGAAGCAAGAAAAGAcccaacttaaaaaagaaaaacacctggGGGaccggccccctggctgagtggtgaagt comes from Equus asinus isolate D_3611 breed Donkey chromosome 26, EquAss-T2T_v2, whole genome shotgun sequence and encodes:
- the ZNF446 gene encoding zinc finger protein 446 isoform X2 — translated: MRRILRYRPSRQSVPLGGSKKTSGTTMPSPLGPPCLPSVDSLATLEEPEAARLRFRGFCYQEVAGPQEALAQLRELCRQWLQPEITAHVLKQGVLPAAQKTEESLGSPPTSGTVEALKAASGEEPQDAQMEGSAQLSCSVKEEPDADRQEMAPSSPPNPAPSHEGRLEHWELASASFHPPRIQEEWGLLDPSQKELYWDAMLEKYGTVVSLGLPPPRREAPAESEPRALSAGTEGPGSLRTGDESESPREGPAGRPEARPLRGPASGAWEGPSGATAPAPLSPGPAGRGMPPARSAPAAPGARPEPGGPRRKPYTCEQCGRGFDWKSVFVIHHRTHAGARVPAPAGGAAEKPPQSPREPGAPRHPRRAPPGPRSYACEECGRSFSWKSQLVIHRKSHAGQRRHFCGDCGRGFDWKSQLVIHRKSHRPEAP
- the ZNF446 gene encoding zinc finger protein 446 isoform X3, whose product is MRRILRYRPSRQSVPLGGSKKTSGTTMPSPLGPPCLPSVDSLATLEEPEAARLRFRGFCYQEVAGPQEALAQLRELCRQWLQPEVRSKEQMLELLVLEQFLGTLPPEIQAWVRGQRPGSPEEAAALVEGLQHDPGKLLDWITAHVLKQGVLPAAQKTEESLGSPPTSGTVEALKAASGEEPQDAQMEGSAQLSCSVKEEPDADRQEMAPSSPPNPAPSHEGRLEHWELASASFHPPRIQEEWGLLDPSQKELYWDAMLEKYGTVVSLGLPPPRREAPAESEPRALSAGTEGPGSLRTGDESESPREGPAGRPEARPLRGPASGAWEGPSGATAPAPLSPGPAGRGMPPARSAPAAPGARPEPGGPRRKPYTCEQCGRGFDWKSVFVIHHRTHAGARVPAPAGGAAEKPPQSPREPGAPRHPRRAPPGPRSYACEECGRSFSWKSQLVIHRKSHAGQRRHFCGDCGRGFDWKSQLVIHRKSHRPEAP
- the ZNF446 gene encoding zinc finger protein 446 isoform X1, with the protein product MPSPLGPPCLPSVDSLATLEEPEAARLRFRGFCYQEVAGPQEALAQLRELCRQWLQPEVRSKEQMLELLVLEQFLGTLPPEIQAWVRGQRPGSPEEAAALVEGLQHDPGKLLDWITAHVLKQGVLPAAQKTEESLGSPPTSGTVEALKAASGEEPQDAQMEGSAQLSCSVKEEPDADRQEMAPSSPPNPAPSHEGRLEHWELASASFHPPRIQEEWGLLDPSQKELYWDAMLEKYGTVVSLGLPPPRREAPAESEPRALSAGTEGPGSLRTGDESESPREGPAGRPEARPLRGPASGAWEGPSGATAPAPLSPGPAGRGMPPARSAPAAPGARPEPGGPRRKPYTCEQCGRGFDWKSVFVIHHRTHAGARVPAPAGGAAEKPPQSPREPGAPRHPRRAPPGPRSYACEECGRSFSWKSQLVIHRKSHAGQRRHFCGDCGRGFDWKSQLVIHRKSHRPEAP